A stretch of DNA from Glycine max cultivar Williams 82 chromosome 18, Glycine_max_v4.0, whole genome shotgun sequence:
atcaattttgtatATGCTTTTTAAGATttggaatatttttattattttattagacagATCATTTCTTTATATTAGATAAATtcaaatgtaataaatatagAAGCACTGACCTTTTCTCATTCATGTATTCTTATGGATATGTTGATTTTTTCTACAAATGATTGCTGAACAAAAAATCTAATGGTGGAATTGCCAAGCATGGTGAAATAGACTATGAAGTTGTTGTGAAGCTTGCATGTCTGATGTATTTGCAATTCTTGTGTAGGGATTTAATGGGGCTGATCTTTGAAATGTCTGCACAGAAGCTGGAATGGCAGCAATTCGGGCAGAGCGTGATTATGTGGTCCATGAAGATTTTATGAAGGTGAGTTCCTTGTTTAGGATGTAAATTTTGTGTACTGATGGTCACGAAGAGTCTCTAAATAGTAGGTTTTCCATGATCACTTGACAAACTCCTTGATATGATCTGTCATACTTTTTTAGCTTGAGGGTATGATTAACTACAAGAAAGGATCCTCTCATGACATGATAGGTCATGTACAAGTTTTGTATGTGTCTTTCaccttattaatttttatagggCCCCACTTATTTAATATCCATCATGAGAGAGATTGACGCAAAACTCGCACATgatctatttttgttttatagattccatttaaaaattcaatatgGTATTATAGTTGTCCCGTAGAGAAATTCACTCTATTGATTATCCTTTGGCAAGTATTCATACCATGAGTACTGTCTAAACACAAATGTCCTTTGGCCAATCCTACTCAGTTCTAGTCACATCAAATCAAAGTGCTGCTGATTACTACATATGTAGTGGCCTCtcccaaaatttaattaacttcacaatttaaataaaatacaattgatcatttatttatctaatttattttttagttttaaaaaaactatattgttctaaaaaaatctaattaaacttttagtcttaaaaaattgtaaatttttaattttattttcttcttttttattcttttaaatattatatattttcaactTATATACTATCTATTAATCAAAAAATGATAGATATTATTTAGTATTGgccaattaattaattgacagAAGGCTGTTTCAATTTAACTAATGTTTAAgagttttttaattgaaatatgtaGACATTCCGAGAGAAAGATACGAACTTTTTGCTTACCTATACTAACTCTTTTGAACCTCTTCTGTTCGAATTCTTTTTTGAAATATGTTATACGTCTTGTAGGTCAGTATTAGTACTATACCCAAATGCACAagcaatttttgttttcttggcaAATTAAACATGGCCCTTCTTCATTTTAGGAACAATTGGCTAATTAAGCacaatttatatatagttaTGCAATATCAATCCTACTAGCATTGGTGTTTGTTGTGATATGCTCGTCAATGGCAATTAGTGCATTGTTGTTTGGAAAAAGTTAGACACCTAGAATAGTGCCTGATTTCTCACACGTCATTGTCCTTGACCTTTTCACCACTATCCCATTGTTTGTCACGGGTTTCAGATTCCATGTCAATGGTTAGTTTCAACATTTTATAACTTCCAACTTAATGATAtcatcttttactttttcttttaatttgtcattttcaagaaaaaatctatttatacGTATATGTTActattatttacataatacTGTATGAAGTAATTATTGCTTTGTTAattataatatcataaaaaagaagACACCAATGTTTAAAATGTTAAAGTAATAAATGGGAGAAATAATGAACGTATGGAGgaagttatatataaatattaatataaatgaggagattaattatttatctatatattataatcTTCGAGGACTcaaaaaacagagaaaagatTATTTAACATCTATTAATTAACCTATTAATCccaataaatatcattttattcaattaattaacttattaatcCTATGTGACCTGTGATTCTTTTTATGGTGTGATGCTTACAGACTTAGTGGATCTTCCAATAGTATAAGTCACCCAAATTCTGTAGACTGGACTCTTTCTTCTACTGATGTTATTGCCCATTCACCATGGACAATCTTTGGCTGCCAAAATGGTAAATGTTTAGAAAATATGTTAGGATACTtctctacttttatttttttcaagaaaaaagataacaccaataactaattaataagcattattaatatatcatatatgagTCATGACAGTTGTGGCTTGTGGCATGAAGGAGATGTGTGAAGATGATAAAGGATACAACTTTTGGTATGTGCATTGTCTTCAAAGGAGATGAATCCTGCTGAGAAGCATGCAAACAGGCATATATTGTGTTATGCCTAGGTACAAggtaataaattatttcttatcactccaacaaatttattttctttttctttttcttctatatgTTTTTCAATACTATGCCATTGTTATGTCTTTGAAGGGGATATCAATGAGTCCTACATGATCCATTTTTCATATCTTTTGAACATATTTTGCTTTGCTAGTAGTTTGACAAATCCAAAATCAACTGTGATCAAGATAAACCTTGATCATAGATTTTTTCCAAACTCCTTTAAACTAGTGAGATATAGATGGGACACATGATTTATATCCACATTTTAATTgacttatttcaaaattaaagagTTTTATTTGCTAAAATTAACCTATTGTGAAATAAACATTAAGTTTATGAACAAGATGAAAGGTATTTGATAGAGGTTTTATAAaaagactattttttaaaaatttctttcaaaataattttttaaaattaatcataaagaCTTGCAAATACATGTCTATGGTCCCGCCCGTCGTGTAGTAGAGTTTACTTAAAAGATTCTAGCGGATACACTAGATAAATAGTTCTAGCGGATAACTATGGAGAATAATGATGAAGATgcataacatgcatttcatttattaatatcaaaataaattttgatgaagaatgaatgttttttttggatgagaaaaaaatttaagttagaCCTTAAGAGTTAATTGGaattataataaactttaaGACTCCAAGAccacatatttataaaatacttaTTAATCATCCATTCACAAGATATTTACGACTGTCatttacgtttttttttttaatatgaatctTTGTTGGTATGAAAGGATGagtacttgaaaaaaaatacaaaagtgaGAGTGGAGCTTGAAAAAAAGTACGACATTGTGTGTAGCTTTCCTACTCCTTGAGCTTGGCATTTACTAttgcttgtaatttttttctgaaGGCTAAAGgcatgaaagttgaaaatgttcTGTAACCACAATCAAGGCAATTGCTTTATGCACCActttttgtatagaaaataaatatttgctgAGTTTTTTAATTTGCAAGGGAATAATAGCATGGTTATTTAATGTACCTTGTAGTTTAATGGCATTTCAAATTAGCATGGTTATTCATATATGTATTGCACCAAATCTTCTTACTAATGGATAAATTTCTTATGTcatgatataatatttattcaacTTTCGCATTTAGTCATAGTACTACTTTCCATCTTCTAATTCTATTATGGTTTAATTCCatgcttttgtattttttttttctcataggcatatacatgaataaaaaacaaactacTATTGACATAGTTCTATTAATTGCATGATTTTATTTTGGTCCCTTTAATGTTAGTGACATAGTTCTATTGCACTGAGTCATTAGAAGTTTACAACAATATTAGGTTGAAGAGTAAGAAAGTTACTGAATGCATTGAGTGCCTCAAGTGTGGCTCTggggtgtaaaaaaaaaacttcataccttctaagacggttcttaaacaatcgtcttagaatgtctgctttctaagatggttattatatcagaaccgtcttagaatatctgTTTTCTAAGATGGTCCTAATGTAATAACCATCGTAGAATGTCAATTTTCTAAAATGGTTATGATGTAACAATCATCCTAGAAAGTTCACGTTTTTTACGACGGTATTTTTTGGAACTGTCGTTAAttgaaatttacttttaacGACATTGACTATAACAACGGTCAAAAACCGTTGTTAAAAGGTTTTATTGTAGTTGTGCAGGCAACAGTGCATCTTGGATAGTGGTTCAGGTCAGTGGCAGTTGACCCAATAGGTTAGGGATTGGACTCGTTTTGTTGGACTCGATCTATTGGGCTTAGCCCACGGATGATCGAAGGATACATAACCTTTCAAACTCAAGCATGATAGGGCATGGAGGTTAAAAGAAAATGGATCAATAAGGCTCTATCAAAGGATGATCGGAGGGTACATAGTCCCCCAAGCTTAAGTGTAGTAGCACTAGCACGTACTAGCTAAAAAGTAAAAGGGTCTACAATTAATCATTGGGTTGAGCCCAATGATGACCAAAGCGTACTCAACTTTTACCCTCAAGTGTGATAGCATTTAGAGGCTAAATAGTAGAAGGGTCTTCAATGGTCATATTGTTAAGGTCGCTAAAGAATATTAGAGTCGTTTTATGTTCTGATTTTGTATCGACCCTTGTGCCCTCTTTTGTAAGTGTAGATTAACCTTTGATTAATGACTAGGTTTTACATAAGTTAAGTCCATGTCTTCCAAAACAAACATAAGTTGAGTTCAAAATCTTGTAAACTAATTTGATAACCTTGTTGCACTCTAATACTAGCTGATGGATTTGTATTGAAAATTTGACAAGTAGATTCGATAATCTTGTTATGATCTACGAAAAAATGAAGAGATTCTCTTTGGAGGATTCACTAGTATGTTTCATAATTCGTCACAATTCAGAAATTTGATAACCTTGTTATGCCCTATGAATACCAAGTACATTCAATTGCAATATGCTTGATACCATCTACTAAAAAGTGAATAAGTTTGCTTTGAAAAGTTTCACTAGCAGAATTGATAACCAATCACGATGTACAAATGATAGAGTCAACTTGCTTTGTAAATCTGATAAGCTTAGTATGACCTACAAAAAAAGTGAGCAAGTTCACTTTGGAGAATTTCACAAGTGAACTTGATAAAATGTGTATATTCACATATTGATCTACTAATGACTAAATGTATCGAAGAATAAGAATCAAGATCTTAGTACAATCCATTATATGTTTGTCGATGATCTTAGTACAAAATACTATTTGTTGATAATCAAGTTTGCTTTTGATCAATCATGATCTATGAAAAATCACATATGTTCGACATGgaaattttttcaatttgttaATCTTAGTATGTCCTACTTAAAGCTAagcagatttttttttctaacgaTCAATCTCATTCTACAAAAAATTTAGTAGATATGACGTATAGAAAATTTGTCCAAGTAGACTCACATTTTAGTGCAATCTACTTAAGGAAGAACACATTCATGGACAATCAATGAAAGTATGCTTATGTTTGCCTTTGAACAATTTCATGAGCAGAACCGATAGAACACACTTAGAAATAGAGTCGAACCTCAGAAGAGGCTTAGTGGCCCTACCCAGATTTCTTACACCTTAATTGGGACCTCAGCCTAACTTGTAACTAGTGTTGAAGCCTCTTAAAATATAGAATTCTAGGGTTAGACCTTAGTTGAGCTCAATGAACCTACCAAGATTTCTTATACCCTAGTAGGACCTCAGCCTAACTTGTAGCCAAAACCAAAGCCTCTTAACTTGTTGACTTCTTTTTGGAATGAGGAACACACTTTGGTCTTAGTTGTTCAACCTCGTATTAGAGTGAGGACCTTACCTAGGTCTTAATGTTCTCGGTCAATTGCCAAGGTCTTAACCGGTCAACCTCTTATTGGAATGAAGGCCAAGCCTAGGTCTTACTTTGCTTGGCTAATTGCCTAGGTCTTAGCTTACCAACCTTTGATTGGAGCGAGGACCACGCCTAAGGCTTAATATGCTTGATCAGTTGTCTGGGTCTTAATTTTGGTTGACCTGTTATTAGAGTAAGGGTAAAGCCTTGGTCTTACTTTGCTCGATCAATTGCCTAGGTCTTAAATGGTCAACCTTTTATTAGAGTGAGGGTCAAGCCTAGGTCTTACTTTGCTCTATTAATTGCCTAGGTCTTAGTTGGTCGACCTTTTATTCAAGTGAGGACCATGTCAAGATCTTACTTTGTTCAATCAATTGCCTAGGTCTTAACTGGTAGACCTTTTATTAGAGCGAGGACCACAAATATATGTACGAAAAAATGGTAAATTGGCATTAACAACGTTAAGTAAGAAAAGTATAATGATTAAGATTAGTCAAAATTTTGCTTATTTTGCCAAAAATtgaggatgaaaaatatattttatcatgcCTTTGGAAATTTTTGTTGGGACAATATTTTGTTGGAGTTATTCTTGTGTAACTAGCATGTCTAAGCAGATATTATGTATCTAATATCTTAGCACTTCTTGTGTTGCTATTTTAATATACAAGTTTCATTTgcctgttaaaaaaatattttaccatattatttttccattatatttatcaaatcaattattttacacaatgtttttcttttctttagtcCTTTATCTTGTACAAAAACTTATAATACCTTCATtcctaaatatataattttttttaaaaaaatatttgttcctATTGATAAGATTATTTTCAAGTTgtcttttattaaatacttttttaatcaaaataatcttaattactttacaataaatgctataaattaataagataaatttattctcTATCTTTATAAGGATTGGAAAAGATGACTTacacacattaattaattatgtaaaaattaagtaattaagtGAAAAGACAAAGATGATGAGTCCCgattattttatgaataattatgaaaaaaattaatacaaattgtttataaatttaataatattaagtaAATTAGagtttaaaatagttaaaaagatATCATATTTAGAGATGAaggtaatataaattatttgtgcAAAGGAAAATACTTGTAACActctaatgaatattttttttatttcatgtctCATTTAATGAACCTCCTATTTTCATAGTTTTCCAATTgattttaatgaataataaaacGTGTTAAAAATAATGGATTAGATTTGTTTAGTatgttaattttctattttcattttcagtataaaaaaaagtagtgtCGAAAAAGATGATCCAAATTTAAGGGtaaaaagtcattttcaacattttgaaaggaaatgaaaacaagatgaaaagtttttctcatacCAAATGAATTCTATATTTTCTTCAATAAATGAATGAAGGAGAAAGACATAAGAAAATCAGCACGAGTGGATATAGTTATAATATAATGGTTGGATTGGAAGAtagttcaaaatataaaatgtgaagtcataatatttaaatattgtttataaacaaattattatgataaaaaaatgtgtacttCCATGGCCATAAGCCATTCAACCCAATCTTTGaccaactaaaaaaaaatgtatttgcgATGGCTGGAATCCGTCGAAAAGCTCAAAAATCCATCGATAATTCAAAATTTCCAACGGATCAAAATCTATCGAAAAAATGATCGTAGGAAATTTTAACCGTCGGAAACGTTCCGACGAAAATTTCTGATGGACTATTTCCGTCggaaatgttattttataaataattgtaatttatttaatttttattatttattatcaataatttagcaattattgtttgtatttatattatttaacgtaaaaaattgaattgtttCATAAACATGTAATTAACGAAATACTCAAATTCATAAATCCAGAGCAAAAAGTAAAATAGATCCaagttaaattgaaaataaatgaaagaaaaatacaatttaatatgtcaataataatttgaaaagtaTCGAAGAGTATCCCTGTGGCACTTTGATATGGCTCAAACACTGACAAAAcgtttcttttcctctttggaCAAACTATGACAAGCTAGAGGCAAGTGTATTTtcttaccatcagaccttgaATGTAACTAGTCTTGTATACCCATCTCAACTAGATCTTGGCAAGTATTCAAACCATTAtttatcttgccttgaatgttaagaagcCTGTCGATGACACTatcacaccttttttttttttacatgcataacatcaatacaatatCTGACATCTAGATCGAACCAGTAATGGAAGATCAAACAATATCgatctcttcttccatatggaAGTTTtgcttttttccttcttttgggtctttcctaATATAGTATTGATGTCCTCAACCCGCTCAAGAACCTGTTGACTAGTTAATGGTATCGATGCactatcatgctcttgacttctattaaaaacttttttcaatCGCCGGTAAGGGTGATAAGCTTTCAGAAAACATCGATGTCGAGtgtatattgtttttcttccatgtttcagttgtatgtagcttgtgtcttcttcatatATAATAGCATGCACGATGGCCCTTAACATTATATTCACACAAATTCCCGTATgctagaaagtcattaatggtacaaaataacATTGCACGCAACTTGAATGTCTCATTTCAATAcccatcaaacacaacaatccCCTCATCTCAAaactttgtcaagtcttcaatcaagggactgAGAAAAACATCGGTGTCAATTCCTAGTTGTCTTGGGCCCAATATCACCATAGACAACAACATGTATTTTCACTTCaagcacaaccaaggaggcaagttgtaaattactagcaaaacagGTAACGAATTGTGCCGAGTGTTTAAACTGTCATAGGGATTCATTCCATTAGTggcaagtccaagcctaagatttcttgcctctttgccaaAATTCAGATACAAACGACTAATCCTCTTCCACTGGGAGCTAGAATCAGCCAAATGACAGAGCATTTCATCGCAATTTCTCCCATCTGCAtgtcatgtaaggtcttttgcgtcatcTACATTAGCAAACAAATGCTTGAACCTTAGAATGATCAGAAGATACCATAACACCTTCGTTGGGGAGCTTTTCATTGTGCTTTCATCACTGctaccccacacctagggcatttatgcatttcttcatactCTTCTCTATATAATATacaatcattagggcatgcatgTATTTTCTGATGCTCCATACCTATTGGATACAATATCTTCTTCAcctgataataattttttggcaacgtgttttcctctggaagcatatcTTGCACTACCTGAAACAGTGaagtgaagcttttgtcactccacccatttttggccttgacattaaccatACTTAACACCGCAGACTATAGGGTCAAAGATTTATTGCATCCccgatacaaaggcttcttcgaATCACTTTCCAATGTATCATATATAAGGGCATGTGCTTACTGAAAtgactcttgtccaagatcatgAATCATATCCTTTAATCGATCTCCTATTTTTACATCAACCGATTCAATTTCAGACACCTTCTGCATGTTTGTCAATTCACAATGTCATATCCATGTCGTATAATTCTTCTTATTCCCTTCACGCAGAAGATGTTCCCCGTATGTCATCTAGTACTTGTCGTCTcccattcaaacaatttatacaaggacaaaaatattttccatcctCATTCGGTCGACTTCTTTCATAGGCAAATTGTAAGAACTTTTCAACGCCTTCCTCATACGTAAGGCTCATACGacttgcattcatccaagttTGATCCATCTAACTAATAACTctgtgatactcacaaagttattccatgcatgaaaacatcacttttttcattaaaggtgtgaccctatcccattcaggaagacatttttttatactagaTTCATACGTAAAGGTTAACTCTCTTTTCTtagatttgacaaaattttgacaACATTTTGCATTGATCTTCAAGTACAAGACATGAAAGTGGTGACATGAATTCCACCACAATCAAGTATGTACTCAGAGAACAAAGTGAAATGCACTATACtataatttcatcaaatttaagaaaataaagttaacgTATACGTACaaatctactataaaaaatgaCTTTTCCGAAACTGCTCAAATGGACAATTAAAGATTCAATACAACAATTAATACAAACTATCTggaagaatcattgtattcaatctcaaacgagaatctaaggttcactcatcatgaacataACTTGTATATAAAACAATAGTCATTAATCACAGTCAACAAGTTATAAAAGTAttggtaacaaaaaaaaagtatcaaaagtttatgaaaaacatttgtacctgtgatgattgTCACTCTAATGTCCAGCAAGGAATGTCGTGATCACGATGGAAATAAGAAAATGAGAAGTGTCTACAAATTAAAGATTTCAATGCTAAGTGAGAGATATGAGAAGAAACGTCTACTGTTTTTTTAAtaccaacaaattaaaaattggaTATTGGAATTCATTGACAAGTTGTTGGTTCAACAACTTCGCACAATCATCAAAACAACTTTTGCAACAAATGTTATTGAAAGGCCAAGTAGATCTAGAGACCAACAACATTCAATCCTAACCATTAACTACTTCGTGGTCCATGAATCAATATGCAAGATCAGCTGTTTCATAAACCGCTTACACATACAGACTGTCATCCACACATACACATTTCGTTAAATACATTGtaaacactatatatatatatatatatatatatatatatatatatagatagatagatagatagatagatagatagatagatttaTAAAAAGTTATCAGGTTTCACTTCATTTATATTGCGTCCTGTGAGACTAACACGAAGGATGAGgagaaatgaaattatttagGTCTTATGAGACTAAGAAAGGAAGAAGGAGTTCAAATGACAATGCGAGAAGGAGAACAAAGTAGAGAAACacgaagaaaggagaagaaagcTAACCTTTTGTGACCAACAGTGAGGTTGCAGTGCCACGAGTGCCATGAGAGGTTGCAATGCCGGTGGTGACCGAGTTTCAATGCCACGAGAGGTTTCAAATGAGAGTGTGAAACCGTTTGAGTGAGAGTGATAAGAGTGAGAGGTTTCAAAGTTAGTGAGCTTGAGGGTTTTCAGCACCTGACAATGATTATGAAAGATCTCGCATAAAACCAAAATTGAGTTTTCTCTACGTTTTTTCAAtaacattgattttataaaaaatcaacattaacAAACTCGTGTTATTTACTAGATTACCACCCCGttttagttaacatcggtttttggtaaaaccaatgttaacttagCGATGTTAAAACCATTATTTGTAGTAGTGAGATAAACAATGCTGGAACAACTTCAACTAAGAGCATCGTTGATTACACTGCAGAATATGTGGCAACACTAATGGGTACTAATTTTGAGTCATGTTTCCACCTATGCCAACTAACACAACCACTTCTAAAGGCATTTGGGTATGGGAGCATAGTGTTGATATCAGGTCTCAAAGCTTTTCCACTTTGTTCTACTTATGCAACCACTAAAGGTAAGTTTCTCtgtcattatatatatactttaactAGAAATTAGACGTGGCTAATTGGAGTTCCAGAAAATAATCAATttgcatataaaattatattcaggAGCACTGAATCAATTTACCAAGATGGAATTGGCAAAGGATAATATT
This window harbors:
- the LOC100775773 gene encoding LOW QUALITY PROTEIN: tropinone reductase homolog At5g06060 (The sequence of the model RefSeq protein was modified relative to this genomic sequence to represent the inferred CDS: substituted 1 base at 1 genomic stop codon), with translation MRGCNAGGDRVSMPREVSNESVKPSEINNAGTTSTKSIVDYTAEYVATLMGTNFESCFHLCQLTQPLLKAFGYGSIVLISGLKAFPLCSTYATTKGALNQFTKMELAKDNIRANTVAPGPIKTLLLEYLIKSTAEVHKMVVAMESQMTVGRLGEPKDISTPIAFLCLPAACDASYITSXIITVDGGSII